GATTCCTATCCAGTGCTCCTGTAAGAGAAATCCATATTACTACATGTCACATTTCAGATATTCTTTACTTTCTAAGAAAATATATTGTCACTATGCAACCTGGGCAATTTATTCAGCCAATCGCTAAAGTACACATAATTGTACAGTAATTACCATTTATCCTGGCGACATGGTATCCGGTGCCACCCAATGCTTCCTCCCATTTACCAAATCGTAGACGCAAGAAAAAGCCATCTAAAGTAGTGTGCCTGACTGGTGACGTCAACCATCTGTCAAGGATCACCAATGTAAATAACAGAGCAAACATCAATTCTTAGAATCTTCCCAATTTAAGCACAACTTTCCAGTCAGAAACACGAGATATCCTTCTGCACATCAATAGGATCAACGGATAAAACTCCAGAACCCGCTCATAGTATACgaagtagtactccctccgtcccatattaagtgactcaatttgttcaaatatgggcGTATCTATgtactaaaatatgtctagatacatgcaatagaaagtcacttaacatgggatggagggagtattaaattaGAGAAAATGTGGCAATTATATTTGAGAAGTTATAGCAGTTGAAAGGCAAATGTATCAGCTATGATAGCCCTCCAAAATATAAATAGATGTATGATGTTACTATTTTCTATCAGTATAGATAAAGCAGATGCAGTTTGGCATACGTCCTTTAGCTAATAAGATGAGTCCTCCCAGTAATTTTCTATGGTACAGTCAAATCTAAGAACTTCCAGGTAGCAGAGAAGAGCAGACAACCCATACAAAGCTATATGCCATAGTCCAATGAAATCTTCGTTCACATGTGTGCCCACCTTACATAGATAACATGTCATGCAATCCCTGAATGCAGCCATGCATGCCACAGATAGAAGGTACAAAGATAAAATGCTGAAAGGAATTCAGAGGTGGTTCAAAAAATCCAGTAGAGTACCTTATGATATCCGAGCGAGACAAACGAAGCCTCTCCAAGGCTCCAAAAACAGCACTTGATCGATCATATTCATCGCTGGACATAATACCATAAGGAACAATTTGCTTGTTATCTGGCAGACTCTCCATGGAATTTGACAGCACCTCCTTAATTTTTACTCCTCTTCTCTGAACATATTCAGCAGATGTGTTGGCCTCTAAATTGTCATGAGGAGCTGCAGCCTTTCCAGCCATACTCCCTCCACAATGCTGACGATCACCTCCAGACAAGAATTTTACTCTTACTTCCTCGTCACTGCCAGTACATAATTGTCCTTTACCTTTGTCACCTAACCACAAAACTAGCTTTCCATCTCCACTCGACGATTTTTGGGTTTCATGCCTCGCCTCTTGTACATCATGACCACTGTAACTAACAACAAAAGGACTCTTTCCATGATTACACTCTTTAGATATTGTTTGATCACATGAGTTACCCAACCTTACTGCTGAGGTCTTTGCATGTCTAAGTGCATCCAATCTCTTCGCAAGAATGGAAGCCATTGTTTCTGACTGCTTATTTTCCTCTGGAGGAATTGCTGGACATTTGCTACTGGTTGTCCCATTGTCACTTCCTGTGCTAGTATAGTATTGTGAATTATTGAATTCCTTCTCCACGCTAAAATTCTGCTGCGATGAACAATACAACTTATCAGCTGCACCTTTTGGATTGACAGCACAAAAATCACTTTTTATGTTGCACGGTGTTGCATCTGTCAACTTCATTGATGTTTTTGGCAAAAGACGACTTACCCACAAGCTTTCTCTGAAACCACCTTTATTTCCCACTGAAGCTTTCAAAGAACCGGCATGGGcctcattttgtttttcttcaagaGATCTAGAACATGATTTACTAGAGTTGGGCATCATCAAGTTCCTTCCGGCTCTCAAAGGGAAAACTCCaatttgattttgaaaattCCCTCTACCACCACCAAAGTCCATTAGAAGGCTGTCAGCAGCTAAGGTCTCAGTAGGCACGTCAAGAGTTTTTCTGCTCGTGCCGATTTGTTTGCCAAGCATAGAATTGCTGTCATTTAAAGCAAGTGCTACTCTGTCAGCTTCATGCtcagtgcattttttttccgattGGTGACAAGTATCTGTTGAAGTTATCATGACATTATGACGATAAAGAGATTGAAAAAGAGAATTGAAGCCAACAGACTGCACAGGAACGCTGCTGTTGTTTTGAAGTGGCCCAGACTGTTCTGCAAATTCATGAACTGTAGACACTGAAAACTTCTGATCAAGTGAAACATCAGTGGTACTTTTATCAAATACAGTTAACCCATTAGTGAGAGATGACACCCAGTTAAAGAAAGAGCTACCATTTCTTTGCAAAAATCCTGAGCAAGAGCTCTCATTGAATTCCCTTCTACATCTTTTAGTTCGGGAAGACATCTCGGCAATCGAGCATTGTGCATGCTCTCGCTTTTGAGCTTTCATACTTTGGCAGCTCTCCATACTCTCATTGCTATCATCGCCCTCTTTGATGTTGCTGACACAGTTGCTCTGATCATGCATAACCTTTTCTTTGCCCTTCTCGAGCTTTGTAGGATTAACACCAGATGATGACTCATATCTTGCAGCAGAATTAACACCGGATGCTGACTCACATCTGGAAACAGGATTACCACCAGATGCTGACCCACATCGGCCAAGAACAGGCTCATCCATATGGttttcctgcataacatgatATTGGTGACTATCATTATGGTTTTCCTGCACAATCCGATCCTGGTGATTACCATGATGGTTTTCCTGCATAACCTGATCTTGGTGATTATCATTTTCTTTACCTAGAAAACCTGCCAACTTGCCAGCGACCTTTTCTGCATTACCAAATTTCTCAAAGGATGAAGCTGACTGTGCATTCATTGCATTGTTTGGCAAAACATAGTCCTTCTGACTAATTGCCTTTACTAATCGAGCTCGCCAGGCATTATCTGCCCAAGGTCTTTCATTATGGACAGTTGTTGCACAGTACACCTGTTTTTCTGAAATACTAGGTATAACACCTTTTCTGGAAGCCGAACCTGTAAAATACCATGCTAAATTATTTATTGTtgggaacaaaaaaaagggctTAGAGTTGATTAGCCTAAAGATGGTATATTACCGTCAGAAACATCCTTGCAGCATCTTGTGGGACAACTACCCACTTCCCCTTTATCTGCATTATATACAAAGCAGCTTTGAGACACTTCTTTCCCTTTGTTCATCACACTGATCCCTCCACAGCATTCTACAAGCATTAATCACGAAATAAGACAAGGTGATCACCAAGGAAATGACCGTCAGATGATAAAAGTATAATATTAATTGGGGCTCCTTTTTTATTTGGACGGGTACCCAGCTATCAAAGACATGGTAGATGGAAAAAACTGTGAAAAAATTAATGTAACAGATGATTGGTAAAATATTTCCTTGGGAAAAGCATTAATTTAACTACATTTCGTAGATTTTAAACTTGAACCCGTTATGTTCATACAGTTTGGTCTCTTCTGGCTAAACAGCTAAAAGGACCAAAAATTGTTGCTAAATGCAGATATCTATGCCAAAAGCCAAGCATCAGCGTTTCTGAACTACTCGAAGTCACTGAATTGGATTTGTGTCTTTTAAACTTACTTGAATCTTGTTCCTGTGATCTTACAGAAGTAGATTGTTGCGCATCAAGGTTTCGTATTCTATTTGGACTAGCCATGGATAGTCTCACTGAACTGTCACAACGAGTCCGTGGCTGTGATGGCATTTCTCCTGCATCTGCTATGGTGGCATCTATGTTATCACCACTCTTCCCGCGACCGCTACTTTGCTGAGGCGAAGATATCACTATGTTCAAAGTATCTGCATTCCAGCGAAGAGAAGCTTTTCTTGTGCTTAGGCTGGACGCTGCAATTTTAATGCTCAGACCATCATCCGGAGACCACACCAGCTCAGACAGAGGGCACATGCCGGATATTTTGATTGCATTTACACCTGCACCTGAATATCCACCATAGGCCTTCAGAAGACTATAAGATAAGAGGATGTTTGCAAGGAATATAACAACTCTGCTTGTGTTCACTAGAGCATATCAAATAGGACTGTTTTCAAAtattaaaaagagaaagatcCATGTGTGAAAAATAACAGGAAAGCAAGATAGCTAGTAATTTAAACCTTCAAAATCAAGAATAACGTGTTCCATCTGCTCTCAAACACATGACATTCTAACCACCAAATTTTGTTCCTGAACACATGTTATTCTACGATTTTGAGACATTGGATATAATCTGATGTCATTTATTATTATATGGTTACAGTAAGGTTTAGTTTGTCATTGCTGATATGTGttgcgctgaacttatttcataatatattgtgaaaaaaatatacatgaaAACAGGAATAGTTAGCCAAACAATAAAATAGACAAAAGCGGATATGATAAATGGGATTATGAGAATTCACCACAATACCAAGCGCAGCATAAGTCAGTAACACACATCACACGGGAGTATTTAGTGACCTAATATCTAATGAACAAGTCGTGATGTGGACTCTCCCTCCCTGCATCTCGGTTATGTGGAAAATATTAAATGTCATCTCGGAGGGAATACACTCTACATATAGGGCTTCTATTTTACATGTGACTAAGGTAGTACCTCGGTACGGATATataaggcatgcacgtgttccaagatcatcaatttaaccaacaaaatatgtattATATTACACAAAAAAGTACATCATTAGATTTGTAGTCAAATGAACTTTTGAATTATTTTGCTAGTTACATCGATGATCTTGGAACACACACGTGCCTTATAAATCCGGACGGAGGTAATACATGCTTAGGGGGTGCCTATTATGAAAAATCCTAAACTAAGGCTCTTGTTGCATCGACTGGACTGATAAGGAAGTTGTAGCCCCCAAGAACTTCCAAGGTTTATATCACCATTACAAGAAGCAAACTATTGCTAATGAATCAGATGCAGATATCTATATCTTTCTggtgtgtgtgttttccaaCAAAAGAGCAAATATTCCCCTGTTTCCCCAATCATCActtcaacaagaaaaaaatacttgGGGTCCTAGCTAGGATCCCAGTCGAATCCATACATGGATCATGACACACAAGGCAACACACAACTCACCTAaattagaagaagaagaaaaatacatttgctGTTTGTGGTTCATAGAAAACGAAAAGGTTAACATGAAAGCGGAATAATAAACAACATAAAGGACGGTATCACCAACAAAAGCAACAtggataaataaataaaaagtacAGAAACAGCGATCGCTGATGCAACAGCCGACCTCTGGGAGCAGCGAACCACTAGCATCTCATCTCACTGCAATGCTCCCCGCGCTGCCCACGAACGGTCGGTCCTCGGAAAAACAACACACGCGCCGGCGCGCATCCGAACAACACCACGCAGACGCAGGCGAAGCTAGGAggggggtggaggaggaagagggattTAACAGCAGGCGTAgagcagcacggcggcggaggtggtgctaAGGCCTGCAGCTACAGTAGCACCTACAGCTCCTAGATGGGTGGAACGGAGAATTTTGGGTCGGGAGCGGGTCTAGGAGGGCAGCATTCGCCGCACGGTGGTGGGCAGGGAGATGCCTTTGTTTGTGTTGTGTGTGCGGTGcatgcggcggaggagcgccGGAACGGGAGGCGGAGGTTGCGCCACGTAGAGGACGCCTGGGACACATGATTGGTTCGGTTGCTTTGCCTTGGCTTCCcccttctctcctccctctgctCCTCGGGCCCCCACTGGTTGGCTGCGGGAATCGAGACGCGCCGTCAAGCCACCGGGGCACCGGGCTGGAAGAAGAGAACGACGACTGCCGCCCGATGAGGCCGTGGTAGGGCAAGGGCAGCGGCCCCCCGCCTGTAGGTGACAGCCTGACAGCAATGGAGATAATGCAGTGCAGGTCCGAAAGTGAACAGTAGACACGAGAAGATAAGTGGAATCTCGTCCGTCCCCGTCAAAGAAAAAGCGGAATATCTTTGCTTTTCCAGAGGACAGATTAACGACGTGCCACTAAATAAAGCTGTATTCACTGCATACAACCGAGCATCATATTCTTTTCGGAAAAACATCCCCCTCAACTTCTCAAGAGACAGGAAGGCCCGGCCAGAAGCCTAGCGTCCCAGGCTGGGCCCGGGCCTCATTGTTCCGCTGAAGCCAGGCCCGATATTGATTAAAATCAATATTTTTTCGTAAGAAAatattaattttattttttatcctGAAAATAATTGTgctgtagtaaaataaaacccttatatgaaCTGGACCGTAAAttctacgtggcgacgaccaaatCAACATTTCGCTAACACAAGTCAAGACGCTTACGTGGCACGGTCAATCCCACGTGGCAAAAAAAgactagtcaacgagtcaagtctctcatgccatggtcaaagagTCAAATGAGCTTGAGTGGGGGGCAAGAAATGTAAGAGGAAGGGGCCTTTaatccatggtggaccatggaccaagctctacctttctcacatggtgcacacaaaagatatGGACCAAagaagctacttttaccactttgcccccacttttctctctccctcaaggatAGCCATGGTCATTTGTCATGAACCCCTAAGGTATAAATACCctcccatgggggcatgtatcattcactctcaacttgaataaactcaaagGAAGAGGGGTAGAGCCACTTGCAAAGCTCTAGTTTTGAGATCCGGGAAGACGCGTTCGGCCCGGACTCAGTTCCGAgagtatcctaacctcgatacttggaaagacgctttcggtccaagtacgaggcggccccgacgaacctctcgccaaaaagcgtcttgggaagatccgctcggcccaagccctcgGCTAACAACCctctcgaagcctttcctaacataggattaagtcgcacccgcagggtcgaccgaacctattcaaaaaatatcgacgtgtcaacttgtccaagtgtacggcgacctttgctataaggccggcgtacacgctcTACATTTATACCCGTACTTGTGCCATCAAGCATTGGCActccttactctaattgttgtcgagaacaacaacaaattgtTTTTAATATTATAAAGACATTTTTTTGCCTCCTGGTGGGCCTGTGCTTGGGGTTTTCTCACTGGCTTTACGAAGCTCGGCCCTATTGAAATCATGTATTCTTCTAAAAAACAGGAATCATGTA
The Brachypodium distachyon strain Bd21 chromosome 2, Brachypodium_distachyon_v3.0, whole genome shotgun sequence genome window above contains:
- the LOC100821007 gene encoding uncharacterized protein LOC100821007 isoform X1: MCPLSELVWSPDDGLSIKIAASSLSTRKASLRWNADTLNIVISSPQQSSGRGKSGDNIDATIADAGEMPSQPRTRCDSSVRLSMASPNRIRNLDAQQSTSVRSQEQDSKCCGGISVMNKGKEVSQSCFVYNADKGEVGSCPTRCCKDVSDGSASRKGVIPSISEKQVYCATTVHNERPWADNAWRARLVKAISQKDYVLPNNAMNAQSASSFEKFGNAEKVAGKLAGFLGKENDNHQDQVMQENHHGNHQDRIVQENHNDSHQYHVMQENHMDEPVLGRCGSASGGNPVSRCESASGVNSAARYESSSGVNPTKLEKGKEKVMHDQSNCVSNIKEGDDSNESMESCQSMKAQKREHAQCSIAEMSSRTKRCRREFNESSCSGFLQRNGSSFFNWVSSLTNGLTVFDKSTTDVSLDQKFSVSTVHEFAEQSGPLQNNSSVPVQSVGFNSLFQSLYRHNVMITSTDTCHQSEKKCTEHEADRVALALNDSNSMLGKQIGTSRKTLDVPTETLAADSLLMDFGGGRGNFQNQIGVFPLRAGRNLMMPNSSKSCSRSLEEKQNEAHAGSLKASVGNKGGFRESLWVSRLLPKTSMKLTDATPCNIKSDFCAVNPKGAADKLYCSSQQNFSVEKEFNNSQYYTSTGSDNGTTSSKCPAIPPEENKQSETMASILAKRLDALRHAKTSAVRLGNSCDQTISKECNHGKSPFVVSYSGHDVQEARHETQKSSSGDGKLVLWLGDKGKGQLCTGSDEEVRVKFLSGGDRQHCGGSMAGKAAAPHDNLEANTSAEYVQRRGVKIKEVLSNSMESLPDNKQIVPYGIMSSDEYDRSSAVFGALERLRLSRSDIIRWLTSPVRHTTLDGFFLRLRFGKWEEALGGTGYHVARINGALDRNRLSVTIRNSTCQVDSRFVSNHEFHEDELKAWWSAAMKGGWKLPSNEELSKKLRERELLHPQNRTGQHNDT
- the LOC100821007 gene encoding uncharacterized protein LOC100821007 isoform X2 produces the protein MNKGKEVSQSCFVYNADKGEVGSCPTRCCKDVSDGSASRKGVIPSISEKQVYCATTVHNERPWADNAWRARLVKAISQKDYVLPNNAMNAQSASSFEKFGNAEKVAGKLAGFLGKENDNHQDQVMQENHHGNHQDRIVQENHNDSHQYHVMQENHMDEPVLGRCGSASGGNPVSRCESASGVNSAARYESSSGVNPTKLEKGKEKVMHDQSNCVSNIKEGDDSNESMESCQSMKAQKREHAQCSIAEMSSRTKRCRREFNESSCSGFLQRNGSSFFNWVSSLTNGLTVFDKSTTDVSLDQKFSVSTVHEFAEQSGPLQNNSSVPVQSVGFNSLFQSLYRHNVMITSTDTCHQSEKKCTEHEADRVALALNDSNSMLGKQIGTSRKTLDVPTETLAADSLLMDFGGGRGNFQNQIGVFPLRAGRNLMMPNSSKSCSRSLEEKQNEAHAGSLKASVGNKGGFRESLWVSRLLPKTSMKLTDATPCNIKSDFCAVNPKGAADKLYCSSQQNFSVEKEFNNSQYYTSTGSDNGTTSSKCPAIPPEENKQSETMASILAKRLDALRHAKTSAVRLGNSCDQTISKECNHGKSPFVVSYSGHDVQEARHETQKSSSGDGKLVLWLGDKGKGQLCTGSDEEVRVKFLSGGDRQHCGGSMAGKAAAPHDNLEANTSAEYVQRRGVKIKEVLSNSMESLPDNKQIVPYGIMSSDEYDRSSAVFGALERLRLSRSDIIRWLTSPVRHTTLDGFFLRLRFGKWEEALGGTGYHVARINGALDRNRLSVTIRNSTCQVDSRFVSNHEFHEDELKAWWSAAMKGGWKLPSNEELSKKLRERELLHPQNRTGQHNDT